The Microbulbifer hydrolyticus genome has a segment encoding these proteins:
- a CDS encoding DUF1820 family protein: MANPIYKVIFHNQNQVFELYARAIYQSEMYGFIEVEEFVFGEKSQLVVDPSEEKLKTEFSSVKRSYIPMHSIVRIDEVEKEGVGKVHDVKGDKIAQFPFPTPMRHPSDSE, translated from the coding sequence ATGGCCAACCCAATCTACAAAGTCATTTTCCACAACCAGAATCAGGTATTCGAGCTCTACGCGAGGGCTATCTACCAGAGCGAGATGTATGGCTTTATCGAAGTAGAAGAATTCGTATTCGGGGAGAAGTCCCAGCTGGTGGTGGACCCCAGCGAGGAAAAGCTGAAGACCGAGTTCTCCTCGGTCAAGCGCTCCTATATCCCTATGCACAGCATTGTGCGTATCGACGAGGTGGAGAAAGAGGGGGTCGGCAAAGTGCATGATGTGAAAGGCGACAAAATTGCCCAGTTCCCTTTCCCGACACCGATGCGTCACCCGTCGGATTCTGAATAA
- the miaB gene encoding tRNA (N6-isopentenyl adenosine(37)-C2)-methylthiotransferase MiaB yields MSSELSEKPVKKLFIKTHGCQMNEYDSARMRDLLGESHQMVPTDDPEEADVLLVNTCSIREKAQEKLFHQLGRWKHLKEKNPELVIGVGGCVASQEGEAIAKRAPYVDLVFGPQTLHRLPEMMETKKQQSGAIVVDVSFPEIEKFDRLPQPEADGVSAFVSIMEGCSKYCTFCVVPYTRGEEVSRPVADVLEEVAHLAGQGVREVNLLGQNVNAYRAAGEDGQIVDFAELITYVASIDGIDRIRYTTSHPVEFSDALIDVYAEVPELVNHLHLPVQSGSDRILMAMKRGHTALEYKSKIRRLKAIRPDICLSSDFIIGFPGETERDFEATMKLIQDVGFDISFSFIYSARPGTPAADLPDETPEEVKKHRLQLLQHRINQQAAEIARRMVGNVERVLVTGVSKKDPGQLQGRTENNRVVNFRFDDMALIGKFADVLIEEALPNSLRGTLVASELDGSLG; encoded by the coding sequence ATGTCCTCCGAACTGTCCGAAAAACCGGTGAAAAAGCTTTTCATCAAGACCCACGGCTGCCAGATGAATGAATACGACTCTGCGCGCATGCGGGACCTGCTGGGTGAGTCCCACCAGATGGTACCCACGGATGACCCGGAAGAAGCCGACGTCCTTCTTGTAAACACTTGTTCTATCCGCGAGAAGGCCCAGGAAAAATTGTTCCACCAGCTGGGCCGCTGGAAGCACCTGAAGGAAAAGAATCCCGAGCTGGTGATTGGTGTGGGCGGCTGTGTGGCCAGTCAGGAAGGCGAGGCCATCGCCAAGCGCGCCCCCTACGTCGACCTGGTATTCGGCCCGCAGACCCTGCACCGCCTGCCGGAAATGATGGAAACCAAGAAACAGCAAAGCGGCGCCATCGTGGTGGATGTGTCCTTCCCGGAGATCGAGAAGTTCGACCGCCTGCCCCAGCCAGAAGCGGATGGCGTGAGCGCATTCGTCTCCATCATGGAAGGCTGTTCCAAATACTGCACCTTCTGCGTGGTGCCCTACACCCGCGGTGAGGAAGTGAGCCGCCCGGTCGCCGACGTGCTGGAAGAAGTGGCGCACCTCGCTGGCCAGGGAGTTCGCGAGGTAAATCTGCTGGGGCAGAACGTGAATGCCTACCGCGCAGCCGGCGAAGATGGCCAGATTGTGGACTTTGCCGAACTGATTACCTATGTAGCCTCCATCGATGGTATCGACCGCATTCGCTACACCACCTCACACCCGGTAGAGTTCTCCGATGCGCTGATCGATGTGTACGCCGAGGTTCCGGAGCTGGTGAACCACCTGCACCTGCCGGTACAAAGTGGCTCCGACCGCATCCTGATGGCGATGAAACGCGGCCATACGGCCCTGGAGTACAAGTCCAAAATTCGCCGACTGAAGGCGATCCGCCCGGATATCTGCCTGTCTTCGGACTTTATTATCGGCTTCCCCGGTGAAACCGAGCGTGACTTTGAAGCCACCATGAAACTGATTCAGGATGTGGGTTTCGATATCTCCTTCAGCTTCATCTATTCCGCGCGCCCGGGTACCCCCGCGGCAGACCTGCCGGACGAAACCCCGGAAGAGGTCAAGAAGCACCGTCTGCAGCTGCTGCAGCACCGCATCAATCAGCAGGCTGCAGAGATTGCACGCCGGATGGTGGGCAACGTGGAACGCGTGCTGGTGACCGGTGTATCCAAGAAAGACCCGGGACAGCTGCAGGGTCGCACCGAGAACAACCGGGTGGTCAACTTCCGCTTCGACGATATGGCCCTGATTGGCAAGTTTGCGGATGTATTGATTGAAGAGGCACTGCCGAACTCCCTGCGGGGTACTCTGGTGGCCTCCGAGCTGGATGGGTCGCTCGGCTAA
- a CDS encoding PhoH family protein, whose product METNLETQALAHSITLEPNDARRLANLCGQFDQHLRQIEQRLDIEIRNRGNQFAIYGDASSARAAGEILSNLYKETGSKEDLTPDEIHLALQESGVEELVKGGQKAEEGEGDQVVLIRTKKCSVRPRGINQRKYVRAVQSNDINFGIGPAGTGKTYLAVACAVEALLKDSVERILLVRPAVEAGEKLGFLPGDLSQKVDPYLRPLYDALFEMLGFETVGKLIERNVIEVAPLAYMRGRTLNNAFVILDESQNTTREQMKMFLTRIGFGSTAVITGDPSQIDLPRGQASGLKHAIEVLDNVNGISFTHFGAKDVVRHPLVQRIVEAYDIHEAEVEAEREAERAARKAAALEAAGKSAGENAA is encoded by the coding sequence ATGGAAACCAATTTGGAAACACAAGCCCTCGCTCACAGCATCACCCTTGAGCCAAACGACGCCCGCCGCCTGGCCAACCTCTGTGGCCAATTCGATCAACACCTGCGCCAGATTGAACAGCGATTGGATATCGAAATCCGCAATCGCGGCAATCAGTTTGCCATCTATGGCGATGCGAGTTCCGCGCGTGCTGCGGGCGAGATCCTGAGCAACCTGTATAAGGAAACCGGATCCAAAGAGGATCTGACCCCGGACGAGATTCACCTCGCCCTGCAGGAGTCTGGCGTTGAAGAACTGGTAAAAGGTGGCCAGAAAGCCGAAGAGGGTGAGGGCGACCAGGTGGTGCTGATCCGCACCAAAAAGTGTTCCGTGCGGCCTAGAGGGATCAACCAGCGCAAATACGTGCGTGCGGTGCAGAGTAACGATATCAACTTCGGTATTGGCCCCGCTGGTACCGGTAAAACCTATCTGGCGGTAGCCTGTGCCGTGGAGGCCCTGCTCAAGGACTCCGTAGAACGCATCCTGCTGGTGCGCCCTGCGGTAGAAGCCGGTGAAAAACTGGGCTTCCTGCCCGGTGACCTCAGCCAGAAGGTAGACCCCTACCTGCGCCCCCTGTACGACGCCCTGTTTGAAATGCTGGGCTTCGAGACCGTTGGCAAGCTTATCGAGCGCAATGTGATCGAAGTGGCTCCGCTCGCCTATATGCGCGGCCGCACCCTGAACAACGCGTTTGTGATTCTGGACGAGAGCCAGAACACCACCCGCGAACAGATGAAGATGTTCCTCACCCGCATCGGGTTTGGGTCCACCGCAGTGATTACCGGTGACCCCAGCCAGATCGACCTGCCCCGCGGACAGGCCTCGGGACTCAAACACGCTATTGAGGTCCTGGACAACGTCAACGGCATCAGCTTCACCCACTTTGGGGCCAAAGACGTGGTTCGCCACCCGCTGGTACAGCGCATCGTGGAAGCGTATGACATCCACGAAGCGGAAGTGGAAGCGGAACGGGAAGCCGAACGCGCGGCGCGCAAGGCTGCGGCTCTTGAAGCGGCCGGCAAATCCGCTGGAGAAAATGCGGCCTGA
- the ybeY gene encoding rRNA maturation RNase YbeY — MNTSHPEHRAQPESLTPAELTLDVQRATSCTALPGDDDLARWAATAVGAHRAEAEISLRIVDEHESQALNSQYRGKDKPTNVLSFPADIPEEIAQELDLPLLGDLVICAQVVAREAEQQHKALSAHWAHMVVHGTLHLLGYDHIEDKDAEIMENLETRILAELGYSDPYQPINEPAQAAPAAKISDGTDE; from the coding sequence ATGAACACCAGCCATCCCGAGCACCGGGCGCAGCCCGAATCGCTCACGCCCGCTGAACTCACTCTCGATGTACAGCGGGCCACCTCCTGCACCGCACTTCCCGGCGATGACGATCTCGCCCGCTGGGCCGCCACTGCTGTGGGCGCCCATCGCGCCGAGGCGGAGATATCGCTGCGGATCGTCGATGAGCACGAAAGCCAGGCGCTGAACAGCCAGTACCGCGGCAAAGACAAGCCCACCAACGTGCTCTCCTTCCCCGCCGACATTCCCGAGGAAATCGCCCAGGAGCTGGACCTGCCCCTGCTCGGTGACCTGGTGATCTGTGCCCAGGTGGTAGCGCGGGAAGCGGAACAGCAGCACAAAGCCCTGTCCGCACACTGGGCACACATGGTGGTCCATGGCACACTGCATCTTTTGGGTTACGACCATATCGAGGACAAAGACGCCGAGATCATGGAAAACCTCGAAACCCGCATACTGGCTGAACTTGGATACAGTGATCCTTACCAGCCGATAAACGAGCCCGCGCAAGCCGCGCCGGCAGCAAAAATTTCAGACGGAACCGACGAGTAA
- a CDS encoding HlyC/CorC family transporter: MATSMTTDEPPSSSSSNRPRSGEKNWLEKILGAFSQEPKSRDELLDIIKDAAENKVVDAEALSIIEGALDVSNQQVREIMIPRSQMVVVSIDDAPKEFLPKIIESGHSRFPVVGESIDDIRGILLAKDLLPLVLKGVDEFRLEDHIRPANIIPESKRLNILLREFRENRYHMAVVIDEYGGVSGVVTIEDILEEIVGEIEDETDEEEADSFIRKVSDNDFVVKALTPIEDFNEYFECEFSDEEFDTVGGLIMQSFGHLPGRDEMTKLGEFKFRVLYADNRQIHLLRVSRFDRPAEEDG, encoded by the coding sequence ATGGCCACATCCATGACCACCGACGAACCCCCAAGTAGCTCCTCTTCCAACCGCCCCCGATCGGGGGAGAAAAACTGGTTGGAGAAAATACTGGGTGCTTTCTCACAAGAGCCCAAATCCCGCGATGAACTGCTGGACATCATCAAGGACGCCGCCGAAAACAAAGTCGTAGACGCGGAAGCCCTGTCTATCATCGAGGGCGCGTTGGATGTATCCAACCAGCAGGTGCGGGAAATAATGATCCCGCGCTCGCAGATGGTGGTGGTCAGTATCGACGACGCCCCCAAAGAATTCCTCCCCAAGATCATCGAATCCGGCCACTCGCGCTTTCCGGTTGTGGGCGAGAGCATCGATGACATTCGGGGTATTCTCCTCGCCAAAGACCTGCTGCCGCTGGTACTGAAAGGCGTGGACGAATTCCGGCTGGAAGATCACATTCGCCCCGCCAATATCATTCCCGAGAGCAAACGCCTGAACATCCTGCTGCGGGAGTTTCGCGAGAATCGCTATCACATGGCCGTCGTAATCGACGAGTATGGTGGCGTTTCCGGCGTGGTGACCATCGAGGATATCCTCGAGGAAATTGTCGGCGAGATCGAAGACGAAACCGATGAAGAAGAAGCGGATAGCTTTATCCGCAAAGTGAGCGACAACGACTTTGTGGTCAAGGCGCTCACCCCCATTGAGGACTTCAACGAATACTTTGAGTGCGAATTCAGCGATGAAGAGTTCGACACTGTTGGTGGCCTCATCATGCAGTCTTTCGGCCACCTGCCGGGACGCGATGAGATGACCAAACTCGGGGAGTTCAAATTCCGCGTCCTCTATGCTGACAACCGGCAGATTCACCTGCTGCGTGTCAGTCGATTTGACAGGCCCGCTGAAGAAGATGGCTGA
- the lnt gene encoding apolipoprotein N-acyltransferase codes for MRKFLPSLAALFAGGLLTLSFAPYNLWWCSLLSLGLFAWLLAPGRDTATNTLSGKANFWLALWFGAGLFATGGSWVYVSITDFGNSSPVLGVILTGAFVGILALVFALPFTLLARLRATPLSFALSFAALWFVSEWLRTWMFTGFPWLFAGYGHIHTWLAGWAPVLSVYGIGMLLAFCAAVAALFARRAFTSWKSVSALSMLAVALLVWPAGLLLSQLEWTHGDGSVKTVGLVQANIPQDKKWLPEFRGETIRRYQTATEALQRENVDLVIWPEAALPLLYHHAPNLMEALQNNAQESETDLITGILYDTEQDLRRVVHNSAAVFGHQQQLYHKRHLVPFGEYVPLEDWIRGTIEFFNLPTSFIRPGPEGQQPLQAGGLSWAPLICYEIVYPQLVAKSSGDAGVLLTLSNDAWFGRSIGPLQHMQMAQMRALETRRYLVRGTNTGVTAIVAPDGTITKQLPQFEQATLIGEVESRRGHTPFMLMGVWGLVVLAALMLLFAVLLQRRPTAEDEAVFAREATD; via the coding sequence ATGCGTAAATTCCTGCCTTCCCTGGCCGCCCTGTTCGCGGGCGGCCTGCTGACACTCTCGTTTGCTCCTTACAACCTCTGGTGGTGCAGCCTGCTTTCCCTGGGGCTGTTCGCATGGCTGCTGGCACCGGGCCGGGATACAGCGACGAATACGCTCAGCGGTAAAGCAAATTTCTGGCTCGCCCTCTGGTTTGGCGCCGGCCTGTTTGCCACCGGAGGCTCCTGGGTTTACGTCTCGATTACCGACTTCGGCAACTCCTCACCGGTACTGGGTGTCATCCTCACCGGCGCCTTTGTAGGTATTCTGGCCCTGGTGTTTGCCCTGCCCTTTACGTTGCTTGCCCGCTTGCGCGCAACCCCACTGTCTTTTGCCCTCTCCTTCGCCGCGCTCTGGTTTGTAAGTGAGTGGCTTCGCACCTGGATGTTTACCGGCTTCCCCTGGCTGTTTGCCGGTTACGGCCACATTCATACCTGGCTTGCCGGCTGGGCACCCGTACTCAGCGTTTACGGTATCGGCATGCTACTGGCCTTTTGCGCCGCCGTCGCCGCACTGTTTGCGCGCCGCGCATTCACCTCATGGAAATCCGTCAGTGCGCTGTCGATGCTTGCGGTGGCACTGCTGGTGTGGCCCGCGGGGCTGCTGCTTTCACAACTGGAGTGGACCCATGGGGACGGCAGCGTAAAGACCGTAGGCCTGGTACAGGCCAACATCCCGCAAGATAAGAAGTGGCTGCCGGAGTTTCGCGGCGAAACGATTCGACGCTACCAGACCGCCACCGAGGCGCTGCAGCGGGAAAATGTGGATCTGGTCATCTGGCCGGAGGCAGCACTGCCACTGCTTTACCACCACGCCCCCAACCTGATGGAAGCCCTGCAGAACAATGCGCAGGAGTCGGAAACCGATCTGATCACCGGCATCCTGTATGACACCGAGCAGGATCTCCGACGCGTGGTGCACAATTCTGCCGCGGTATTTGGTCACCAGCAGCAGCTCTATCACAAACGGCACCTGGTTCCGTTTGGCGAATACGTTCCCCTGGAGGACTGGATCCGCGGCACGATTGAATTCTTCAACCTGCCCACGTCATTTATTCGCCCCGGCCCGGAGGGCCAGCAACCACTGCAGGCGGGAGGGCTCAGCTGGGCGCCACTGATCTGCTATGAAATTGTCTACCCGCAACTGGTGGCGAAGAGTAGTGGCGATGCCGGGGTATTGCTGACCTTGAGTAACGACGCCTGGTTTGGCCGCTCCATTGGCCCACTGCAGCATATGCAAATGGCGCAAATGCGCGCACTGGAAACCCGGCGTTATCTGGTTCGTGGCACCAATACCGGTGTCACCGCCATCGTCGCGCCTGACGGCACTATTACCAAACAGCTCCCCCAGTTTGAACAGGCAACCCTGATCGGCGAGGTGGAATCCCGCCGTGGTCATACACCGTTCATGCTGATGGGAGTCTGGGGGCTTGTCGTACTGGCGGCACTCATGCTGCTGTTCGCAGTGCTCCTTCAGCGCCGTCCCACAGCGGAAGACGAAGCGGTTTTTGCCCGTGAAGCTACGGACTGA
- a CDS encoding TIGR01777 family oxidoreductase has translation MHCLITGGTGLIGRLFCAKWLARGHRLTVLSRSPNKVHKLCGESAQGVRDLQQVEGPVDVVVNLAGETISKRWTSARKQEIRRSRLETTSQLVQWILSLNQRPKYVLSGSAVGYYGDRGGDLLKENSGPGGGFAAELCKEWEAATQPLQQAGICVGTMRTAIVLSTRGGALPQMLPAFRLGLGGPMSSGEHWMSWIHEDDIVGLMLHAIDRHLCVPFNASAPEPVTNNSFSRLLARQLHRPCLMRTPAWLLRLMFGEMADDLLLASQRMEPRTALDSGYSFQYPTLEKALAELLGPSHAKGEAHPSSRTR, from the coding sequence ATGCATTGCTTAATCACTGGCGGCACTGGATTAATAGGCCGTCTATTTTGTGCGAAATGGCTGGCGCGGGGTCACCGCCTCACGGTACTCAGCCGGTCTCCCAATAAAGTCCACAAACTCTGCGGCGAGTCAGCCCAGGGCGTACGGGACCTGCAACAGGTCGAGGGGCCGGTCGACGTGGTCGTCAACCTGGCGGGAGAAACCATTTCCAAGCGCTGGACCAGTGCGCGCAAACAGGAAATTCGCCGCTCGCGGCTGGAGACCACGTCGCAGCTGGTGCAATGGATACTTTCCCTGAACCAGCGCCCCAAATATGTCCTTTCCGGCTCAGCAGTGGGCTATTACGGAGATCGCGGTGGCGACCTGTTAAAGGAAAACAGTGGCCCCGGCGGTGGGTTTGCCGCCGAGCTGTGTAAAGAATGGGAGGCCGCCACCCAACCGCTTCAGCAAGCGGGCATCTGTGTGGGCACCATGCGCACCGCTATCGTGCTTTCTACCCGCGGCGGCGCCCTCCCTCAGATGCTGCCAGCGTTCCGCCTTGGCCTCGGCGGCCCCATGAGCAGCGGCGAGCACTGGATGAGCTGGATTCACGAAGACGACATCGTCGGCCTGATGCTGCACGCCATCGACCGCCACCTGTGTGTCCCCTTCAACGCCAGTGCCCCGGAGCCGGTCACCAATAACAGCTTCTCACGGCTTCTGGCCCGACAGCTCCACCGCCCCTGCCTGATGCGCACTCCCGCCTGGCTGTTGCGACTGATGTTCGGAGAGATGGCGGACGATCTTCTGCTGGCCAGTCAGCGAATGGAGCCGCGAACCGCCCTGGATAGCGGGTACAGCTTTCAGTACCCGACGCTGGAAAAAGCCCTGGCCGAACTGCTCGGTCCCTCCCACGCAAAGGGCGAAGCCCACCCCTCTTCCAGAACGCGTTAA
- a CDS encoding YdcF family protein, whose translation MELQTALSTLIMPPFAPLVGLLLAFVLWFFPSSSPVAKLSLPLAILCFLTLWICATPAFSGWLGQRLVNLQPQAPGVEPGAIVVLGGGRYRDGDSGAERLSAASLERVAWAAGHGPEKLPILVSGGRVYSEEKVPEADLMADALENLFQRPVTWRENCSRTTAENATNSAALLHDSGVEGVLLVTHWWHMPRAAESFARAGIQVEPLPVGSAGELVPRAESGLLRWLPSAAALLRSQMYWRELVADQWYRWRPLPKRRTC comes from the coding sequence ATGGAACTGCAAACTGCCCTGTCGACGCTCATCATGCCGCCATTTGCCCCCCTGGTGGGGCTGTTGCTGGCCTTTGTGCTGTGGTTCTTCCCGTCGTCCAGCCCCGTCGCAAAACTGTCACTGCCGCTGGCTATCCTGTGCTTCCTGACCCTGTGGATTTGCGCGACACCGGCCTTTTCCGGCTGGCTCGGGCAGCGCCTGGTCAATCTTCAGCCACAGGCTCCGGGTGTGGAGCCGGGGGCAATTGTAGTATTGGGAGGCGGTCGCTATCGGGATGGGGATTCCGGGGCCGAGCGGCTCTCTGCCGCCAGCCTGGAACGCGTGGCCTGGGCGGCGGGGCATGGGCCGGAAAAGCTGCCGATTCTGGTATCTGGCGGGCGGGTCTACTCGGAAGAAAAAGTGCCTGAAGCCGACCTGATGGCCGATGCGCTGGAGAATTTATTCCAGCGGCCGGTGACTTGGCGCGAGAATTGCAGTCGTACCACGGCGGAAAATGCTACCAACTCGGCGGCACTTCTGCATGATTCCGGAGTCGAAGGGGTGCTGTTGGTAACCCACTGGTGGCATATGCCGCGGGCGGCGGAGAGCTTCGCCCGTGCCGGCATTCAGGTTGAGCCACTGCCAGTGGGGAGCGCCGGGGAGCTGGTGCCGAGGGCCGAGAGCGGTCTGCTGCGCTGGTTGCCCAGTGCGGCGGCCCTGTTGCGCAGCCAGATGTACTGGCGAGAGCTGGTGGCGGATCAGTGGTATCGCTGGCGGCCATTGCCCAAGCGGCGCACCTGTTGA
- a CDS encoding zinc ribbon-containing protein has protein sequence MSKEPKAGTNEKRQVDNPDLLLDDEKVSAGLRQELEQLVKDELAVEKLTANKAAFLNAWLKDDAHRAEGYLEDLGGELKTLEERTGDWLLEAADPTKAAWPALMYCIRHGEPWALAGETVGEGEELQCLGCGYRALPDAGSQITPCHRCGFGCFRQIAGGLDAG, from the coding sequence ATGAGTAAGGAACCTAAAGCCGGAACGAATGAGAAGCGGCAGGTGGATAATCCCGATTTGCTGCTGGATGATGAAAAAGTGTCCGCCGGCCTGCGTCAGGAACTGGAGCAGCTGGTCAAAGACGAATTGGCGGTGGAAAAGCTCACTGCCAACAAGGCGGCGTTCCTGAATGCGTGGCTGAAAGACGACGCCCATCGGGCTGAGGGCTACCTTGAAGACCTCGGTGGCGAGCTGAAGACGCTTGAGGAGCGCACCGGTGACTGGTTGCTGGAAGCGGCCGACCCCACCAAGGCTGCCTGGCCGGCGCTGATGTACTGTATTCGCCATGGTGAGCCGTGGGCCCTGGCCGGGGAAACCGTGGGTGAGGGCGAGGAGCTGCAGTGCCTGGGCTGCGGGTATCGCGCGCTGCCCGACGCCGGCAGTCAGATCACCCCCTGCCACCGCTGTGGTTTTGGCTGCTTTCGCCAGATCGCCGGTGGCCTCGACGCGGGGTAG
- the leuS gene encoding leucine--tRNA ligase, with translation MEEQYNPSAVEAAAQEHWAEQKSFEVKEDPAKDKFYCLSMFPYPSGKLHMGHVRNYTITDVISRYQRMQGKNVLHPMGWDAFGLPAENAAIQNKTAPAKWTYSNIDYMKGQLKALGFGFDWSRELATCQPSYYRWEQWFFTRLYKKGLVYKKNSAVNWCPHDATVLANEQVEDGCCWRCGTTVERRELAQWFIKITDYAEELLKDLDQLPDWPEQVRTMQRNWIGKSKGVELAFALPKTIAGVDHFDVYTTRPDTLMGVTYVSLAAEHPIALELAESNPELKAFIAECKKQSMSEADMATMDKKGMDTGLKAIHPLTGEEVPVWVANYVLMDYGSGAVMAVPAHDQRDWEFARKYDLPIEQVIAPAGDETIDLEKEAFTEKGVLVNSGGFDGLDFEAAFNAIADGLEAAGKGRVTTNYRLRDWGVSRQRYWGAPIPMFNLADGSEIPVPAEKLPILLPEDVELDGVTSPIKADPEWCKDEYNGEAVERETDTFDTFMESSWYYARYTCPDFEEGMLDPDRANYWLPVDQYVGGIEHAILHLLYARFFHKLMRDEGLVNSDEPFKRLLCQGMVLAESFYKEENGHKTWIAPTAVDVERDDKGKPIKAIERATGEEVVAGGVVKMSKSKNNGIDPHAAVQEYGADTVRLFTMFAAPPEQTLEWHDSGVEGASRFLRKLWKTVHGHVEAGDGSAAIDTDNLSDKQQQLRRKTHETIQKVSDDYGRRQTFNTAVAAVMELLNEVSKVAERDSANGLAVEREALQAAVMLLAPVTPHISHGLWKALGNAGELVDAEWPKVDEKALVRSSITLVVQVNGKLRAKLEVPADTDKKTLELKALADENVVKFTEGKTVRKVIVVPGKLVNIVAN, from the coding sequence ATGGAAGAGCAGTACAACCCCTCCGCAGTCGAAGCCGCCGCCCAGGAGCATTGGGCCGAGCAGAAAAGCTTCGAGGTAAAGGAAGACCCCGCCAAGGACAAGTTCTACTGCCTGTCGATGTTCCCCTACCCCAGCGGCAAGCTGCACATGGGGCACGTGCGAAACTACACCATCACCGACGTCATCTCCCGCTACCAGCGCATGCAGGGCAAAAACGTCCTGCACCCCATGGGCTGGGATGCCTTTGGCCTGCCAGCGGAAAACGCCGCCATCCAGAACAAGACCGCGCCGGCCAAGTGGACCTACTCCAACATCGATTACATGAAAGGCCAGCTGAAAGCACTCGGCTTCGGCTTCGACTGGTCCCGCGAGCTGGCCACCTGCCAGCCGTCCTACTACCGCTGGGAGCAGTGGTTCTTCACCCGCCTGTACAAGAAAGGCCTGGTGTACAAGAAGAACTCCGCGGTGAACTGGTGCCCCCACGACGCCACCGTCCTCGCCAATGAACAGGTGGAAGACGGCTGCTGCTGGCGCTGCGGAACCACCGTGGAGCGCCGTGAACTGGCGCAGTGGTTCATCAAGATCACCGATTACGCAGAAGAACTGCTGAAGGACCTGGACCAGCTGCCGGACTGGCCGGAACAGGTGCGCACCATGCAGCGCAACTGGATCGGCAAGAGCAAGGGCGTGGAACTGGCGTTCGCGCTGCCGAAGACCATTGCCGGTGTCGACCACTTCGACGTCTACACCACCCGTCCGGACACCCTGATGGGCGTGACCTACGTGTCGCTGGCCGCGGAACATCCCATCGCGCTGGAACTGGCCGAGTCCAATCCGGAACTGAAAGCCTTCATTGCCGAGTGCAAGAAGCAATCCATGTCCGAAGCCGATATGGCCACCATGGACAAGAAAGGCATGGACACCGGCCTCAAGGCCATCCACCCGCTTACCGGTGAAGAAGTCCCGGTGTGGGTCGCCAACTATGTGCTGATGGATTACGGCAGTGGCGCCGTGATGGCGGTACCCGCCCACGACCAGCGCGACTGGGAATTTGCCAGAAAATACGACCTGCCGATCGAGCAGGTGATCGCGCCCGCCGGTGACGAAACCATCGACCTGGAAAAAGAAGCCTTTACCGAAAAAGGCGTACTGGTGAACTCCGGCGGCTTTGACGGCCTCGACTTCGAGGCCGCCTTCAACGCCATCGCCGACGGCCTGGAAGCCGCCGGCAAAGGCCGCGTCACCACCAACTACCGCCTGCGCGACTGGGGTGTCTCCCGCCAGCGCTACTGGGGAGCTCCCATCCCCATGTTTAACCTCGCCGACGGCAGCGAGATCCCGGTACCGGCAGAGAAACTGCCGATCCTGCTGCCGGAAGACGTGGAGCTGGACGGCGTCACCTCCCCGATCAAGGCAGATCCGGAGTGGTGCAAAGACGAATACAACGGCGAAGCGGTCGAGCGCGAAACCGACACCTTCGACACCTTCATGGAATCCAGCTGGTACTACGCCCGTTATACCTGCCCGGACTTTGAAGAAGGCATGCTCGACCCGGACCGCGCCAATTACTGGCTGCCGGTGGACCAGTATGTAGGCGGCATCGAACACGCCATCCTGCACCTGCTGTACGCGCGCTTCTTCCACAAATTGATGCGCGACGAAGGCCTGGTCAACAGCGACGAACCCTTCAAGCGCCTCCTGTGCCAGGGCATGGTGCTGGCCGAATCCTTCTACAAAGAAGAAAACGGCCACAAAACCTGGATTGCACCGACCGCGGTTGACGTCGAGCGCGATGACAAGGGCAAGCCCATCAAGGCCATCGAGCGCGCCACCGGTGAAGAAGTGGTCGCCGGCGGCGTGGTGAAAATGTCCAAGTCCAAGAACAACGGCATCGATCCCCACGCCGCTGTCCAGGAATACGGTGCCGACACCGTGCGCCTGTTCACCATGTTCGCCGCGCCCCCCGAGCAGACCCTCGAGTGGCACGACTCCGGCGTGGAAGGCGCCAGCCGCTTCCTGCGCAAGCTGTGGAAAACCGTCCACGGCCACGTGGAAGCGGGCGACGGCAGCGCCGCCATCGACACCGACAACCTGAGTGACAAGCAGCAACAGCTGCGCCGCAAGACCCACGAAACCATCCAGAAAGTCAGCGACGACTACGGCCGCCGCCAGACCTTCAACACCGCCGTCGCCGCGGTGATGGAACTGCTGAACGAAGTGAGCAAAGTGGCCGAACGTGACTCCGCCAACGGCCTCGCCGTAGAGCGCGAAGCCCTGCAGGCCGCCGTCATGCTGCTCGCCCCGGTCACCCCGCACATCAGCCACGGGCTGTGGAAAGCGCTGGGTAATGCCGGCGAGCTGGTCGATGCCGAGTGGCCGAAAGTCGACGAAAAAGCCCTGGTGCGCTCCAGCATCACCCTGGTGGTACAGGTCAACGGCAAACTGCGCGCGAAGCTGGAAGTTCCGGCAGACACTGATAAGAAGACCCTGGAACTGAAAGCACTCGCGGACGAGAACGTGGTGAAATTTACCGAAGGTAAAACCGTGCGCAAGGTAATTGTGGTACCGGGCAAGCTGGTCAATATCGTCGCCAACTAA